The Anabaena sp. WA102 genome contains a region encoding:
- a CDS encoding ATP-binding protein, with protein sequence MEINSVISAIAKIAPATATLAIKQAQRNENVIKIVKELGIDPIQPPDDPISVYVYALIEYGVYKPEPLLKLFREKEIQKAFWKDFNADHPLILTPEIEHFLDWNILGDEIRELENINIRQEFEEFYQVFVSVAKRTRTPAEVLRDRDQRYPYPPEFQSLIEEKIKSFCGRGFVFAKFEEFINANKKGYFIVKGHAGMGKSTIAAKYVIEHQTICYFNVLVDGSNRPELFLASIRKQLINRYKLANVETADLSTLLTEATAKLSTNEKLIIVVDALDEVDQKEGVENILYLPKTLPNNVYFFLTRRHFEPTQERLYTEGLKKEYLDLTDSKYDQENQHDIQEYIRFCLNNDPEHKAGLQTWIENKNITPDAFVNQLATKSENNFMYLRYVLPAIAEGDYNDLNLTQLPQGLENYYQTHWNRMNMNDSSKKMRVMILFILVEIGTPISGEMLFEIVNEDECDVQNILNEWIEYLKLQTIDEDICYSIYHASFLDFLKGKREFKATRKLFTEVNQRIVDYWDRTGMIIKS encoded by the coding sequence ATGGAAATAAACTCAGTAATTAGTGCGATCGCTAAAATTGCTCCTGCAACTGCTACCCTGGCTATCAAGCAAGCACAACGGAATGAAAATGTAATCAAAATTGTCAAGGAATTAGGGATTGATCCGATTCAACCGCCAGATGATCCTATTAGCGTTTATGTCTATGCTTTAATAGAATATGGAGTATATAAGCCTGAACCACTACTGAAACTTTTTAGAGAAAAAGAAATTCAAAAAGCTTTCTGGAAAGATTTTAATGCCGATCATCCCTTAATTTTGACTCCAGAAATAGAACATTTTCTAGATTGGAATATTTTGGGAGATGAAATAAGAGAATTAGAAAATATTAATATTCGTCAAGAATTTGAAGAATTTTATCAAGTTTTTGTTAGCGTAGCCAAACGCACGAGGACACCTGCGGAAGTTTTACGTGATAGAGATCAAAGATATCCGTATCCACCGGAATTTCAATCACTAATTGAAGAAAAAATCAAATCATTCTGCGGTCGCGGATTTGTATTTGCTAAGTTTGAAGAATTCATCAACGCCAATAAAAAGGGCTATTTTATAGTTAAAGGTCATGCCGGAATGGGCAAAAGTACCATTGCTGCAAAATACGTTATTGAACATCAAACAATTTGTTATTTTAACGTCTTAGTAGATGGTAGTAACCGTCCTGAATTGTTTCTGGCAAGTATTCGTAAACAACTGATTAACCGCTATAAATTAGCAAATGTTGAAACTGCGGATTTATCAACATTACTGACCGAAGCTACCGCAAAACTTAGCACTAATGAAAAATTAATTATTGTTGTTGATGCGTTAGATGAAGTAGACCAAAAAGAAGGAGTAGAAAATATCTTATATTTACCGAAAACTCTGCCAAATAATGTTTATTTTTTCCTGACCAGACGACATTTTGAACCAACTCAAGAACGACTCTATACTGAAGGATTGAAAAAAGAATATTTAGATTTAACTGATAGTAAATATGACCAAGAAAATCAGCATGATATTCAAGAGTATATTCGTTTCTGTTTAAACAATGATCCAGAACACAAAGCCGGATTACAAACTTGGATAGAAAACAAAAATATTACTCCTGACGCTTTTGTAAATCAGTTAGCAACCAAGAGCGAAAATAATTTTATGTACCTGCGCTATGTTTTACCAGCTATAGCAGAGGGTGATTATAACGATTTGAATTTAACCCAACTACCCCAAGGTTTAGAAAATTATTATCAAACTCATTGGAACCGGATGAATATGAATGATTCATCTAAAAAAATGAGAGTAATGATTCTGTTTATTTTAGTGGAAATTGGTACACCGATATCCGGTGAGATGCTTTTTGAGATCGTTAATGAAGATGAATGTGATGTGCAGAATATTTTAAATGAATGGATTGAATATTTGAAACTGCAAACCATAGATGAAGATATTTGTTACAGCATCTATCATGCTAGTTTCTTAGATTTCTTGAAAGGGAAAAGAGAATTTAAAGCAACTCGCAAATTATTTACAGAAGTAAATCAGCGCATTGTTGATTATTGGGACAGGACAGGGATGATAATAAAATCTTAG
- a CDS encoding AI-2E family transporter, whose product MNLGQWIGLIALVISLYVLWQLRDVLLLIFAAVVLATTLNRLARRFQSLGIKRGLSVLLAVGIFFAGVVCFFWLIVPPFIQQFHELTYRVPQGFGRFNSWIDVQRSHIPAQLLPYIPDLNSLIEQAQPLFNRLLGNSFAFVSGSLEVVLKILLVLVLTGMFLVNPDAYQKVFIRIFPSFYRRRVGGIVQECEVSLGGWVTGASIGVLVVGLMSLVGLSILGVKAALALGVLAGFMNLIPNLGPTMSVVPAMAIALLDNPWKAVAVFILYFIIQQTESNFITPVVMAHQVSLLPAVTLISQLFFVTFFGFLGLFLALPLTVVAKIWVQEVLIKDVLDNWNNNEEDHPELTIVEEYSDINDQV is encoded by the coding sequence GTGAATCTTGGTCAATGGATAGGCTTAATTGCCTTAGTTATATCTTTATATGTATTGTGGCAACTTCGTGACGTTCTGCTACTAATATTTGCGGCGGTTGTTTTAGCGACGACTTTAAATCGTCTCGCCCGGCGCTTTCAAAGTTTAGGAATAAAACGAGGATTATCAGTTTTATTAGCTGTAGGGATTTTCTTTGCGGGTGTTGTCTGTTTTTTCTGGTTAATCGTACCACCTTTTATCCAGCAATTTCATGAACTCACTTATCGAGTTCCCCAAGGATTTGGGCGGTTTAATAGTTGGATTGATGTCCAAAGAAGTCATATTCCTGCACAATTATTACCTTATATACCGGATCTGAATAGTTTAATTGAACAAGCCCAACCGCTATTTAATCGCTTATTAGGTAATTCTTTTGCTTTTGTTTCTGGATCTTTAGAAGTTGTTCTCAAAATTCTATTAGTCCTGGTGTTAACAGGAATGTTTTTAGTTAATCCTGATGCTTATCAAAAAGTATTTATTCGCATATTTCCCTCCTTTTATCGGCGGCGGGTAGGGGGGATTGTACAGGAATGTGAAGTTTCTTTAGGAGGATGGGTGACTGGTGCTTCTATTGGTGTTTTGGTGGTAGGGCTGATGAGTTTGGTGGGTTTATCAATTTTAGGAGTGAAGGCTGCACTAGCTTTGGGCGTGTTAGCGGGATTTATGAATTTAATTCCTAATTTGGGTCCAACTATGAGTGTAGTCCCAGCAATGGCGATCGCTCTTTTGGATAATCCCTGGAAAGCTGTTGCTGTGTTTATTCTCTACTTTATTATTCAACAGACTGAGAGCAATTTTATCACACCTGTAGTCATGGCACATCAAGTGTCTTTACTACCAGCAGTTACTTTAATTTCTCAGTTATTTTTTGTGACATTTTTTGGATTTTTAGGATTATTTTTAGCACTTCCTCTGACGGTTGTTGCCAAAATTTGGGTACAAGAAGTATTAATTAAAGATGTGTTAGATAATTGGAATAATAATGAAGAAGATCATCCAGAATTAACTATAGTTGAGGAATATTCGGATATCAATGATCAGGTGTAA